From Tripterygium wilfordii isolate XIE 37 chromosome 13, ASM1340144v1, whole genome shotgun sequence, the proteins below share one genomic window:
- the LOC120012991 gene encoding uncharacterized protein LOC120012991, with translation MDELEPPTPSNLRRRSLSVTSGVIPNTLTLHTTSLPNGTSTAAPLDYELVSLNSSSSYTSLKDLLPSNSAAINSPNATAAASSLYEISIRNRLVKHAAWAYLQPMSSSPDASAPHFLRRLWLRFSSPRNLVSDFFNFINCQVIPGIARAFDCIFRLINR, from the coding sequence ATGGACGAACTAGAGCCGCCAACGCCGTCAAATCTCCGCCGCCGGAGCTTAAGCGTGACTTCCGGGGTGATCCCAAACACGCTCACCCTCCACACCACCAGTCTCCCCAACGGCACAAGCACAGCTGCACCCCTCGACTACGAGCTCGTCTCTCtcaactcctcctcctcctacaCCTCCCTTAAGGACCTCCTTCCCTCCAACTCCGCCGCAATCAACTCCCCCAACGCCACCGCCGCGGCCTCCTCCCTCTACGAGATCTCCATCCGCAACCGCCTCGTCAAGCATGCAGCCTGGGCATATCTCCAGCCCATGTCCTCTTCCCCGGATGCCTCTGCCCCTCATTTCCTCCGCCGCCTCTGGCTCCGGTTCTCCTCGCCTCGGAACCTCGTCTCCGACTTCTTCAATTTCATCAATTGCCAAGTCATTCCGGGCATCGCCCGCGCTTTCGATTGCATCTTCCGGCTAATCAACAGATAA
- the LOC120012990 gene encoding putative HVA22-like protein g isoform X2 — protein sequence MLGDFITRTLILLLGYGYPAFECFKAMEVNRVQIEELRFWCQYWTIVAVLTICERIGDTFISWMPMYGEIKLAFFIYLWYPQFKGTGYVYDKLLRPYITNNESDLERKLQNLRARAWDFAIYYWNNCTDLGQTKFFEMLQFLANQSGNSSITGIEYFPSAPPLPPDASSKQSSKKKKSSGSTNYRAISESPKSNLVQVKLHNQTEYLQEVNPSIPESPTGLNSSGSETYANDNLKHRLWRFRPFQWN from the exons ATGTTGGGAGATTTTATCACCAGAACTCTCAT ATTGCTTCTTGGATATGGATATCCGGCATTTGAGTGCTTCAAGGCGATGGAGGTCAACAGGGTACAGATTGAAGAGCTCAGGTTCTGGTGTCAATACTG GACCATTGTAGCAGTTCTTACAATTTGCGAGAGGATAGGGGATACATTTATCTCATG GATGCCCATGTATGGGGAGATAAAACTGGCATTCTTCATATACTTATGGTATCCACAATTCAAG GGGACTGGCTATGTCTACGATAAGTTGTTGCGGCCTTACATAACAAATAATGAATCAGACCTGGAAAGGAAGTTGCAGAACTTGAGGGCAAGAGCATGGGACTTTGCTATCTATTACTGGAATAACTGCACGGATTTGGGTCAGACGAAATTCTTCGAAATGCTTCAGTTTCTGGCAAATCAATCAGGGAATTCCAGCATTACTGGCATTGAG TACTTTCCAAGTGCGCCGCCACTGCCTCCAGACGcatcaagcaagcaatcaagcaagaagaagaagtctTCAGGTAGCACTAACTACCGTGCCATATCAGAATCACCAAAATCCAATCTTGTGCAAGTTAAGCTTCACAACCAAACAGAGTATCTACAAGAAGTGAATCCATCCATCCCGGAATCGCCTACCGGACTCAATTCAAGCGGGAGCGAAACCTATGCCAATGACAATCTCAAGCACCGGCTATGGCGCTTCAGACCATTTCAGTGGAATtaa
- the LOC120012990 gene encoding putative HVA22-like protein g isoform X1, with protein MLGDFITRTLILLLGYGYPAFECFKAMEVNRVQIEELRFWCQYWTIVAVLTICERIGDTFISWMPMYGEIKLAFFIYLWYPQFKGTGYVYDKLLRPYITNNESDLERKLQNLRARAWDFAIYYWNNCTDLGQTKFFEMLQFLANQSGNSSITGIENADQYFPSAPPLPPDASSKQSSKKKKSSGSTNYRAISESPKSNLVQVKLHNQTEYLQEVNPSIPESPTGLNSSGSETYANDNLKHRLWRFRPFQWN; from the exons ATGTTGGGAGATTTTATCACCAGAACTCTCAT ATTGCTTCTTGGATATGGATATCCGGCATTTGAGTGCTTCAAGGCGATGGAGGTCAACAGGGTACAGATTGAAGAGCTCAGGTTCTGGTGTCAATACTG GACCATTGTAGCAGTTCTTACAATTTGCGAGAGGATAGGGGATACATTTATCTCATG GATGCCCATGTATGGGGAGATAAAACTGGCATTCTTCATATACTTATGGTATCCACAATTCAAG GGGACTGGCTATGTCTACGATAAGTTGTTGCGGCCTTACATAACAAATAATGAATCAGACCTGGAAAGGAAGTTGCAGAACTTGAGGGCAAGAGCATGGGACTTTGCTATCTATTACTGGAATAACTGCACGGATTTGGGTCAGACGAAATTCTTCGAAATGCTTCAGTTTCTGGCAAATCAATCAGGGAATTCCAGCATTACTGGCATTGAG AATGCTGACCAGTACTTTCCAAGTGCGCCGCCACTGCCTCCAGACGcatcaagcaagcaatcaagcaagaagaagaagtctTCAGGTAGCACTAACTACCGTGCCATATCAGAATCACCAAAATCCAATCTTGTGCAAGTTAAGCTTCACAACCAAACAGAGTATCTACAAGAAGTGAATCCATCCATCCCGGAATCGCCTACCGGACTCAATTCAAGCGGGAGCGAAACCTATGCCAATGACAATCTCAAGCACCGGCTATGGCGCTTCAGACCATTTCAGTGGAATtaa